A single window of Nicotiana sylvestris chromosome 3, ASM39365v2, whole genome shotgun sequence DNA harbors:
- the LOC104223660 gene encoding probable membrane-associated kinase regulator 2 → MDAFNILKFWRTAAVRDIVSDLDSVNNFVDTVDYLHNRALETDEKTNDDEDSFFDLVFTGHPKENNNSKSVSETGPLDDSSVKQGKSKLNLPESPKDVFFKPKAFPVDSNSKPLSPNYILRSAPKFRVCFLGFRKSKPEKVGINDSSAASPKIQVGQKLSPKAESTRFTVKCKVEEVPASCISFRYNKSSKGNQVQQEEDDSSVKDSSKQDMPKYLKLMKPLYSRASKRYTDNIKISDNVSRAGQLCSPSMQSLSLPRKSSEEGKQGSRVAVLGVVRKQLRKSRSTASFVASPMNRRDDSLLEQNDGIQGAILHCKRCYSSAAKDCSMSLSRSTNEDLSRASSEELNRWSI, encoded by the exons ATGGATGCTTTTAACATACTCAAATTCTGGCGCACTGCCGCCGTTAGAGATATCGTCTCTGATCTTGATTCTGTTAATAATTTCGTCGACACTGTCGATTACTTACACAACCGAGCACTGGAGACTGATGAAAAAACCAATGACGACGAAGACTCGTTCTTCGATTTGGTGTTCACAGGACACCCTAAAGAAAACAACAACTCCAAGTCTGTTTCTGAAACAGGCCCCCTTGACGATTCTTCTGTAAAGCAAGGGAAGAGCAAACTCAATCTTCCTGAGTCTCCTAAAGATGTGTTTTTTAAACCAAAAGCTTTTCCAGTTGACTCAAACTCCAAGCCTCTTTCTCCGAATTATATACTCAGATCAGCTCCCAAGTTTCGCGTCTGCTTCTTGGGCTTCAGGAAGTCAAAGCCGGAGAAAGTGGGCATTAACGATTCTTCTGCGGCCAGTCCAAAGATTCAAGTCGGCCAGAAACTATCGCCTAAGGCAGAGAGCACTCGATTTACGGTGAAATGCAAGGTGGAGGAGGTTCCAGCCAGCTGTATTTCCTTCAGATACAATAAAAGTTCAAAAGGAAACCAAGTTCAACAAGAAGAAGACGATTCTTCAGTTAAAGACTCGTCAAAGCAAGATATGCCCAAATATTTGAAGTTAATGAAGCCACTGTACTCCAGAGCTTCCAAAAGGTACACCGACAATATAAAAATATCAGACAATGTTTCAAGAGCAGGTCAATTGTGTTCTCCGTCAATGCAATCATTGAGCTTACCCAGAAAATCATCAGAAGAGGGAAAACAGGGGAGCCGAGTTGCTGTACTTGGAGTTGTTCGTAAACAGCTAAGGAAGAGCCGGTCGACGGCGTCATTCGTTGCGTCGCCGATGAACCGGAGAGACGATTCACTGCTGGAGCAAAATGACGGAATCCAAGGTGCTATTCTTCATTGCAAAAGGTGCTACAGCTCAGCCGCAAAAG ACTGTTCGATGTCAT